In Candidatus Roseilinea sp., one DNA window encodes the following:
- the carA gene encoding carbamoyl-phosphate synthase small chain, translating into MTPPSALLALEDGTIWPGAGFGKIGETTGEVVFNTSMTGYQEVITDPSYHGQIVVMTAPQIGNVGTNPDDDESHRAWVAGFAVRELSPIASNYRSRKPLDEYLKDHGVVGIMGLSTRALVKHIREKGAMRGAISSVNPDPTRLIEMARASRDMNGADLAREVTCDEPYHWVGGVDGQWYVELAGKSPGQQVSRFGQVGPVNSVTGLPDDSSTMPPHIVAFDFGIKRNILRLLASRGCRITVVPATTTADEVLAMQPDGVFLSNGPGDPAACTYAIEATRRLLGRTPIFGICLGHQILGLALGGRTYKMKFGHRGGNQPVLANGHVEISSHNHGFAVHADSLPPEVEITHVNLNDGCVEGLRVPSLDAFSVQYHPEASPGPHDAGYLFDQFMDAVRSRA; encoded by the coding sequence ATGACGCCCCCCTCTGCTTTGCTCGCGCTCGAAGACGGCACCATCTGGCCCGGGGCCGGCTTTGGCAAAATCGGCGAGACCACCGGCGAAGTGGTCTTCAACACCTCGATGACCGGTTATCAGGAGGTCATTACCGATCCGTCATACCATGGCCAGATCGTGGTGATGACTGCGCCGCAGATCGGCAACGTGGGCACCAACCCTGACGACGACGAATCGCATCGCGCGTGGGTCGCCGGGTTCGCCGTGCGCGAACTGAGCCCAATCGCCAGCAACTATCGCAGCCGCAAGCCGCTCGATGAATACTTGAAGGATCACGGCGTGGTCGGCATCATGGGCCTGAGCACGCGCGCGCTGGTCAAGCACATCCGTGAGAAGGGCGCCATGCGCGGCGCGATTTCGTCGGTCAACCCCGACCCCACGCGTTTGATCGAGATGGCACGCGCCAGCCGCGACATGAACGGCGCCGACCTGGCGCGCGAGGTCACCTGCGACGAGCCATATCACTGGGTAGGCGGCGTGGACGGACAATGGTATGTCGAGTTGGCCGGCAAGTCGCCAGGGCAGCAGGTCAGTCGGTTCGGTCAAGTCGGGCCAGTCAACTCGGTCACCGGACTACCCGATGACTCGTCAACGATGCCACCTCACATCGTCGCCTTCGACTTTGGCATCAAGCGCAACATCCTGCGCTTGTTGGCCTCGCGCGGCTGCCGGATCACAGTCGTGCCGGCAACGACGACGGCCGACGAAGTGCTGGCGATGCAGCCGGACGGCGTGTTCCTCTCCAACGGCCCTGGCGACCCGGCGGCATGCACCTATGCGATCGAGGCGACCCGCCGGCTGCTCGGCCGGACGCCGATCTTCGGCATCTGCCTGGGCCATCAAATCCTCGGCCTGGCGCTGGGTGGCCGCACCTACAAGATGAAATTCGGCCATCGCGGCGGCAATCAGCCGGTGCTCGCGAACGGCCATGTCGAGATCAGCAGCCACAACCACGGCTTCGCCGTGCACGCCGACAGCTTGCCGCCTGAGGTAGAGATCACTCACGTGAACCTGAACGACGGCTGCGTCGAAGGGCTACGCGTGCCATCGCTCGACGCCTTTAGCGTGCAGTATCACCCCGAAGCCTCCCCCGGCCCACACGACGCGGGCTATTTGTTCGACCAGTTCATGGACGCCGTCCGGTCGCGCGCCTAG
- a CDS encoding thioesterase: MFVHTLQVRFRDLDAYNHVNNAVYLTYFEEARIAFITAIGMRSLFSRERSTVIAHAEIDYRAPAQLGDQLDIEVSTGEIRNTSYELCYRITRRSDGALIATGKTVQVCFNFALNAPTRLPEAWRTLLRNGAAADERSPSLSH; encoded by the coding sequence ATGTTCGTGCATACGTTGCAAGTGCGCTTTCGCGACTTGGACGCCTATAACCACGTCAACAACGCGGTGTATCTGACGTATTTCGAGGAAGCCCGCATCGCGTTCATCACCGCCATCGGCATGCGCAGCCTGTTCTCTCGCGAACGTAGCACGGTCATTGCGCACGCAGAGATAGACTATCGCGCGCCGGCGCAGCTCGGCGATCAACTTGATATCGAGGTGAGCACAGGCGAGATTCGCAACACCTCGTATGAGCTGTGCTATCGCATCACACGCCGGAGCGATGGCGCGTTGATCGCGACGGGCAAGACGGTGCAAGTGTGTTTTAACTTTGCGCTCAATGCGCCTACGCGGCTGCCCGAAGCATGGCGCACATTGCTGCGCAACGGCGCAGCTGCAGACGAACGCTCGCCATCCTTGTCGCATTAG
- the rpoC gene encoding DNA-directed RNA polymerase subunit beta', translated as MELKDFKALRISLASPEQIRSWSYGEVTKPETINYRRLRPEKDGLFDEAIFGPTRDYQCYCGKYKNIRYKGIICDKCGVEVTKASVRRERMGHINLAAPVAHVWYTRRVPSFLGTLLDITRRNLDRVLYFAQYVVTYVDEDARQKALKRLQEEHEKRIAELEAKTRAQEDSASGKLLKQLVKLQQTLDETNQKYDDLLQDETEALMKAAQRVQREIEAKTNKTIRTPIVFEPTNTVIAQEGETVGRVHLTALNRVVKEQLNVIEQRINEERETSTSKIKGEIEILQGKVDDDARQLSERLAEEIQQLNARYAADKEDLENLAVCQFMPESRVRDLRTRFGNVFKADMGAEAFYEILRRMDLDQLAKELWREVRHSLSKVKKKKAIKRLRIVEALRKSGNRPEWMILTVLPVIPPELRPMVQLDGGRFATSDLNDLYRRVINRNNRLKRLLELGAPDVIVRNEKRMLQEAVDSLIDNSQRGKALSRRGRRELKSLSDMLKGKKGRFRRNLLGKRVDYSGRSVIVVGPTLKLHQCGLPKTMALELFKPFVIQKLVELNYANNVKGAKRVIERERPEVWEVLEDVIKTRPVLLNRAPTLHRLGIQAFEPILVEGKAIQLHPLVCQAFNADFDGDQMAVHVPLSRKAVEEARKLMISTNNLLKPSDGEPIVGPTKDMVLGVYYLTLLDPKPLKGDGRAFFSLDEVEMAYELGHVHIHAKIKLLVETYFDENNVRYADGKPRRRVIETTVGRALFNRIVPAEMRFVNRVLDKGDVQRLVNQTYQVLGNDRQHEVVAFVDDIKDIGFKYATRSGVSIAVSDIVVPQDKFAILAEADAKVQEVERQYRRGLLTDDEREARTIAIWSEAKDAVANAVKKSMDPVGNLSLMATSGATKGGFIPITQLAGMRGMMADPSGRIIALPIRSNFREGLDALEFFISTHGQRKGLADTAMRTADAGYLTRRLVDVAQDVIINAHDCGTQAGIWIRSTDDVGGQKMKDRILGRVAASDVVHPKTGEVLCPRNEMIDEAVVAAIEAAGIQEVHVRSPLSCELEQGICQLCYGRDLGRGKMVAVGAAVGIIASQSIGEPGTQLTLRTFHTGGVASGSDITQGLPRVEELLEARKKPKAEALMADISGRVHIERLEGGLRRVVITNQQLQRDVYNVPGNWSLKVEDGDEIKDKAVIATRGEQEMRVERGGRVVRDGMTITVVYEKKDEVEYDVPPAARLLVTEGQEVNAGDPITEGTKNPHMLLKVLGREACQMYLLGEVQKVYRSQGVNINDKHFEIIIRKMTNRVQITTAGDSDYLPGDLINRLELARVNEKLIAEGKRPAVGVPILLGISKAALATESFLSASSFQHTIKVLAGAAIEGKRDDLIGLKENVILGKLIPAGTGFNPNVIQSYEGVPLLATEAPQKSSLTQRAEMALLGLGESESLPAENLPSLEDFLPGDANGKNEA; from the coding sequence ATGGAATTGAAAGATTTCAAGGCATTGCGCATCAGCCTGGCTTCCCCCGAACAGATTCGTTCCTGGTCCTACGGCGAAGTGACCAAGCCGGAGACGATCAACTACCGGCGCCTGCGACCTGAGAAGGACGGCCTCTTCGACGAGGCGATCTTCGGTCCGACTCGCGATTACCAGTGCTATTGCGGTAAGTACAAGAACATTCGTTACAAGGGCATCATCTGCGACAAGTGCGGCGTCGAGGTGACGAAGGCGAGCGTGCGGCGCGAGCGCATGGGCCACATCAACCTAGCCGCGCCGGTGGCGCACGTCTGGTACACCCGCCGCGTACCGAGCTTCCTCGGCACGCTGCTCGACATTACCCGCCGCAACCTCGACCGCGTGCTGTACTTCGCTCAGTACGTCGTCACCTACGTGGACGAGGACGCCCGCCAGAAGGCGCTGAAGCGCCTGCAGGAGGAGCACGAGAAGCGCATCGCCGAACTCGAGGCCAAGACACGCGCACAGGAAGATAGTGCGAGCGGCAAGTTGCTCAAGCAACTGGTCAAGCTGCAACAGACGCTGGACGAGACCAACCAGAAGTACGACGACCTATTGCAGGACGAGACCGAGGCCTTGATGAAGGCTGCGCAGCGCGTGCAGCGCGAGATCGAGGCGAAGACCAACAAGACCATTCGCACGCCGATCGTCTTCGAGCCGACCAACACCGTGATTGCCCAAGAGGGCGAGACCGTTGGCCGCGTCCACCTCACCGCGCTCAACCGCGTCGTCAAAGAACAGCTCAACGTCATCGAGCAGCGCATCAACGAGGAGCGTGAGACTAGCACCAGCAAGATCAAAGGCGAGATCGAGATCTTGCAAGGCAAGGTGGACGACGACGCGCGCCAGCTCAGCGAGCGCCTGGCCGAGGAGATCCAGCAGCTCAACGCCCGCTACGCCGCCGATAAGGAAGACCTGGAGAACCTGGCCGTCTGTCAGTTCATGCCAGAGAGCCGCGTGCGCGACCTGCGCACCCGTTTCGGCAACGTCTTCAAGGCCGATATGGGCGCAGAGGCGTTCTACGAGATCCTGCGGCGCATGGACCTCGACCAGCTTGCTAAAGAACTATGGCGCGAGGTGCGCCATTCGCTCAGCAAAGTCAAGAAGAAGAAGGCGATCAAGCGTTTGCGCATCGTCGAAGCGTTGCGCAAGAGCGGCAACCGGCCGGAGTGGATGATCCTCACCGTGCTGCCGGTCATCCCACCCGAGTTGCGCCCAATGGTGCAACTCGACGGCGGGCGCTTCGCCACGTCCGACCTGAACGACCTGTATCGCCGCGTGATCAACCGCAATAACCGCCTGAAGCGCTTGCTCGAACTCGGCGCCCCCGACGTGATCGTGCGCAACGAGAAGCGCATGCTGCAGGAGGCGGTGGACTCGCTGATTGACAACAGCCAGCGCGGCAAGGCACTCAGCCGGCGCGGCCGCCGCGAGTTGAAGTCGCTCAGCGACATGCTGAAGGGCAAGAAGGGGCGCTTCCGCCGCAACCTGCTCGGTAAGCGTGTGGACTACTCCGGCCGCTCGGTGATCGTCGTCGGCCCCACCCTCAAGTTGCACCAATGCGGCCTGCCGAAGACCATGGCGCTGGAGTTGTTCAAGCCCTTCGTCATCCAGAAGCTGGTGGAGTTGAACTACGCCAACAACGTCAAGGGCGCCAAGCGCGTGATCGAGCGCGAGCGGCCGGAAGTGTGGGAGGTGCTGGAGGACGTGATCAAGACGCGGCCGGTGTTGCTGAACCGCGCGCCGACGCTGCACCGACTCGGCATCCAGGCCTTCGAGCCGATCCTCGTCGAGGGCAAGGCGATCCAGCTGCACCCACTGGTGTGCCAAGCGTTCAATGCCGACTTCGACGGCGACCAGATGGCCGTGCACGTGCCGCTCAGCCGCAAGGCTGTGGAAGAGGCCCGCAAGCTGATGATCAGCACCAACAACTTGCTCAAGCCCAGCGACGGCGAACCCATCGTCGGCCCGACCAAGGACATGGTGCTCGGCGTATACTACCTTACGCTACTCGACCCGAAGCCGCTCAAGGGCGATGGTCGTGCTTTCTTCAGCCTCGACGAGGTAGAGATGGCGTATGAACTCGGCCACGTGCACATCCACGCCAAGATCAAGCTGCTGGTGGAAACGTATTTCGACGAGAACAACGTCCGCTACGCAGATGGAAAGCCGCGTCGCCGCGTGATCGAGACGACGGTCGGCCGGGCGCTGTTCAACCGCATCGTTCCAGCCGAGATGCGCTTCGTCAACCGCGTGCTCGACAAAGGCGATGTCCAGCGCCTGGTCAACCAGACGTATCAGGTGCTCGGCAACGACCGGCAGCACGAAGTGGTGGCGTTCGTGGACGACATCAAAGACATCGGTTTCAAATACGCGACGCGCTCCGGCGTGAGCATCGCAGTGAGCGACATCGTCGTGCCGCAGGACAAGTTCGCCATCCTGGCCGAAGCCGATGCTAAGGTGCAGGAAGTCGAGCGCCAATACCGCCGCGGCTTGCTGACCGATGACGAGCGCGAGGCACGCACCATCGCCATTTGGTCCGAAGCAAAGGACGCCGTCGCCAACGCGGTGAAGAAGTCCATGGATCCGGTGGGCAACCTCAGCTTGATGGCCACTTCGGGCGCGACCAAGGGCGGCTTCATTCCGATCACGCAGCTCGCCGGCATGCGCGGCATGATGGCCGACCCGTCGGGGCGCATCATCGCACTACCCATCCGCTCCAACTTCCGCGAGGGCCTGGACGCGTTGGAGTTCTTCATCAGCACGCATGGCCAACGCAAAGGTCTGGCCGACACAGCCATGCGCACGGCCGACGCCGGCTACCTGACCCGCCGTTTGGTGGATGTGGCCCAGGACGTGATCATCAACGCGCACGACTGCGGCACCCAGGCCGGTATCTGGATCCGCTCCACCGACGACGTGGGCGGCCAGAAGATGAAAGATCGCATCTTGGGGCGCGTGGCAGCCTCGGACGTCGTACATCCCAAGACCGGCGAGGTGCTCTGTCCGCGCAACGAGATGATAGACGAGGCCGTCGTAGCAGCCATCGAAGCCGCAGGCATTCAGGAAGTGCACGTGCGTTCACCGCTCTCGTGCGAGTTGGAGCAAGGCATCTGCCAGTTGTGCTACGGCCGCGACCTCGGTCGCGGCAAGATGGTGGCGGTCGGCGCGGCGGTCGGCATCATCGCGTCGCAGTCCATCGGCGAGCCGGGCACGCAGCTGACGCTGCGCACCTTCCATACCGGCGGCGTGGCTTCCGGCAGCGACATCACGCAGGGTCTGCCGCGCGTGGAAGAGTTGCTCGAAGCGCGCAAGAAGCCCAAGGCCGAGGCCTTGATGGCCGACATCTCCGGCCGGGTGCATATCGAGCGGTTGGAAGGCGGCCTGCGCCGGGTCGTGATCACCAACCAGCAGTTGCAGCGCGACGTATATAACGTGCCCGGCAATTGGTCGTTGAAGGTCGAGGATGGCGACGAGATCAAGGACAAGGCAGTGATCGCCACACGTGGCGAACAGGAGATGCGCGTCGAACGTGGTGGGCGCGTGGTGCGCGATGGCATGACCATCACGGTGGTGTACGAGAAGAAAGACGAGGTCGAATACGACGTGCCGCCCGCGGCGCGCCTGCTCGTGACCGAGGGCCAGGAGGTGAACGCGGGCGACCCGATCACCGAAGGCACCAAGAACCCGCACATGTTGCTCAAGGTGCTCGGCCGCGAGGCGTGCCAGATGTATCTGCTCGGCGAGGTGCAGAAGGTGTATCGCTCACAGGGCGTGAACATCAACGACAAGCACTTCGAGATCATCATTCGCAAGATGACCAACCGGGTGCAGATCACGACGGCCGGTGACAGCGATTACCTCCCGGGCGACCTGATCAACCGTCTGGAGCTGGCGCGGGTGAACGAGAAGCTCATCGCGGAGGGCAAGCGCCCCGCTGTGGGTGTGCCGATCTTGCTCGGCATCTCGAAGGCGGCGTTGGCCACCGAGTCGTTCCTCTCGGCGTCGTCCTTCCAGCACACCATCAAGGTGCTTGCCGGCGCAGCCATTGAGGGTAAGCGCGATGACCTCATCGGCTTGAAGGAGAACGTCATACTGGGCAAGCTAATCCCGGCGGGCACCGGTTTCAACCCCAACGTCATCCAAAGTTACGAGGGCGTGCCGCTGTTGGCTACGGAAGCGCCGCAGAAATCGTCACTGACACAGCGCGCCGAGATGGCGCTGCTCGGCCTCGGTGAGAGCGAATCTTTGCCCGCCGAGAACCTGCCTTCGCTAGAGGACTTTCTCCCCGGCGACGCCAACGGCAAGAACGAAGCGTGA
- a CDS encoding ABC transporter substrate-binding protein, whose amino-acid sequence MRNANATLLSGLSAIALLMASCATAMPAPPAAQQPQATAAPPAAPAATEAPAPAAPAGDRASLVVAYNSPEKWANWGGVLKAFSAKTGLQAPSDPKNSGQTLAALKAEAAAPQADTAYFGIVFGIQAGDADLLAPYKPAGFDEIPAGLKDPEGRWMTIHQGTVAFLVNTKVLGDTPVPQCWADLLKPEYKDKVGFLDPTQAAIGYSVATAANLALGGTLDNWDPGIQYLAQLKANGLQLPAQTATALVQQGEIPILIDADFNGYQLKNNNDAPVEVVIPCEGSIAIPYVIGLVKGAPNPEGGKKLLDFVLSDEGQALFAQSYLRPIRQIAMDPKLAEGMLPASAYEKVIVPDYAKMRAVQEQFNERWKAEVVQ is encoded by the coding sequence GTGAGGAATGCAAATGCAACTTTGTTGAGTGGCCTGTCCGCCATCGCACTCTTGATGGCGTCGTGCGCTACGGCAATGCCGGCACCGCCCGCCGCACAGCAACCCCAGGCGACTGCCGCGCCGCCCGCTGCCCCTGCGGCGACGGAGGCGCCGGCACCTGCGGCTCCTGCTGGTGACCGCGCCTCGTTAGTAGTGGCCTACAACAGCCCGGAGAAATGGGCGAACTGGGGCGGCGTGCTCAAGGCCTTCAGCGCCAAGACCGGCCTGCAAGCGCCCTCCGACCCGAAGAATTCCGGCCAGACCCTGGCGGCACTGAAGGCCGAGGCGGCTGCGCCCCAGGCCGACACGGCTTACTTCGGCATCGTGTTCGGCATTCAGGCCGGCGACGCCGATCTACTGGCACCTTACAAGCCGGCTGGCTTCGATGAGATCCCAGCAGGTTTGAAAGACCCAGAGGGCCGCTGGATGACTATCCACCAGGGCACAGTGGCTTTCCTGGTCAACACGAAGGTGCTGGGTGACACACCGGTACCGCAGTGTTGGGCCGATCTGCTGAAGCCGGAGTACAAGGACAAGGTCGGCTTCCTCGACCCAACGCAAGCTGCAATCGGTTACTCGGTCGCCACAGCTGCCAATCTGGCACTCGGCGGCACGCTCGATAACTGGGATCCGGGCATTCAGTATCTGGCACAGTTGAAGGCCAACGGACTGCAACTGCCGGCGCAGACCGCCACCGCGCTGGTTCAGCAGGGCGAGATCCCGATCCTGATTGACGCCGACTTCAACGGTTATCAGCTCAAGAACAACAACGACGCTCCGGTTGAGGTTGTCATCCCATGCGAAGGCTCGATCGCGATCCCGTACGTGATTGGCCTGGTGAAAGGTGCGCCGAACCCTGAGGGCGGCAAGAAGCTGCTCGACTTCGTCCTATCGGACGAGGGACAGGCGCTATTCGCCCAGAGCTACCTCCGCCCGATCCGGCAGATCGCCATGGACCCGAAGCTTGCCGAGGGGATGCTGCCGGCAAGCGCTTACGAGAAGGTGATCGTGCCCGACTACGCTAAGATGCGCGCCGTGCAGGAGCAATTCAACGAGCGCTGGAAGGCCGAAGTTGTCCAGTGA
- a CDS encoding ABC transporter permease: MTSLAMPVLVLLSLALIAPLVVLLRQSLTGEGGQLTLANYAALVTSLAYRRALLNSVLIAVSSTALALALCLPVAIYIERSVSRYRNALAVALTIPLSLPGIVIGFFVILLFGLTGIVPQIFLLITGERQFNFAYTFWGMLLGYLYFQIPRAVLVLRGAVSALSQDVIDVSRTLGATPWRVYLDVILPALSPALLSAASVSLATAFGAFGTAATLSRGFRVLPLEIASLFTESFQVERAAGLSIALTCLTVAVLFGLGRAGERAQR; the protein is encoded by the coding sequence ATGACATCGCTCGCGATGCCTGTGCTCGTCTTGTTAAGCCTGGCGCTCATCGCGCCGCTGGTCGTCCTGCTACGCCAGAGCCTCACAGGAGAAGGGGGTCAGCTCACCCTGGCGAACTATGCTGCACTGGTCACGTCGCTGGCCTACCGCCGCGCGCTGCTGAACAGCGTGCTGATTGCCGTGTCCTCTACCGCGCTGGCGCTGGCGCTTTGCCTGCCGGTGGCGATCTACATTGAGCGCTCGGTCAGCCGCTACCGGAACGCCCTAGCCGTCGCGCTGACCATTCCGCTCAGCCTGCCAGGCATCGTCATCGGGTTCTTCGTCATCTTGCTCTTTGGGCTGACCGGCATCGTCCCGCAGATCTTCTTGCTGATTACCGGTGAGCGCCAGTTCAACTTCGCCTATACGTTCTGGGGCATGTTGTTGGGCTACCTGTACTTTCAGATCCCACGCGCAGTGCTGGTGTTGCGCGGCGCGGTATCGGCGCTGTCTCAAGACGTGATTGACGTGAGCCGCACCCTCGGCGCGACACCCTGGCGCGTTTATCTGGATGTGATATTGCCGGCGCTGTCTCCCGCGCTGCTCAGCGCGGCAAGCGTGAGTCTGGCAACCGCGTTCGGCGCTTTCGGGACGGCCGCCACGCTCAGCCGCGGCTTTCGCGTGCTACCACTGGAGATCGCGTCTTTGTTCACCGAGAGCTTTCAAGTCGAACGCGCGGCAGGCTTGAGCATCGCGCTGACTTGTCTCACCGTCGCCGTGCTTTTCGGCCTGGGACGCGCTGGTGAGCGCGCGCAGCGGTGA
- a CDS encoding ABC transporter permease has product MTTLPDSAYGSQANVSARREQRRQAPNPIMAIGRGFTWFAVLLCLAPMPLLIVVATTANWPLGFWAGGFTLAWLREGWATVHPYALFSLRLALIVLAIDLAVGMPAAWLIARHTFPGRPALLALINAPLAVPGIAIALALILAYPLARASGLLLIAGQVVYTLPFLVATLAPALAQPALIEREAVARTLGASAMQRLLYITLPAIRSALLAALILVFTLSMGEFNVSFFLFTPLNKTLPIELYSAYITNRVEVAAAITLIFLAFVVPAAIAIERLGGSKIGQA; this is encoded by the coding sequence ATGACAACACTACCAGATTCAGCTTACGGGTCGCAGGCTAACGTGAGCGCACGGAGGGAACAGCGCCGGCAGGCCCCCAATCCGATCATGGCGATTGGTCGCGGTTTTACATGGTTCGCCGTGCTCTTGTGCCTTGCGCCGATGCCGCTGTTGATCGTCGTAGCAACGACGGCCAATTGGCCGCTAGGCTTCTGGGCCGGCGGTTTTACCCTGGCCTGGCTGCGCGAAGGCTGGGCGACGGTGCATCCGTATGCGCTGTTCAGTTTGCGCCTGGCGCTCATCGTGTTGGCGATTGATCTAGCGGTAGGCATGCCGGCCGCTTGGTTGATCGCCCGGCACACCTTTCCCGGCCGGCCAGCGCTGTTAGCGCTGATCAACGCGCCGTTAGCCGTCCCCGGCATTGCCATCGCGCTGGCGTTGATTCTGGCTTACCCGTTAGCGCGCGCCAGCGGACTGTTGCTCATCGCCGGGCAAGTGGTGTATACGCTGCCGTTTCTCGTAGCAACGCTGGCGCCGGCGCTGGCGCAACCTGCCTTGATCGAGCGCGAGGCAGTGGCGCGCACGCTTGGTGCATCCGCCATGCAGCGGCTGCTGTACATTACACTGCCGGCGATTCGCAGCGCATTGCTGGCCGCGCTGATTCTGGTGTTTACGCTTTCTATGGGCGAGTTCAACGTATCGTTCTTTTTGTTCACGCCGCTGAACAAGACGCTGCCCATCGAGCTGTATTCGGCCTACATCACCAATCGGGTCGAGGTCGCTGCAGCGATCACGCTGATTTTTCTGGCCTTCGTCGTGCCGGCCGCCATCGCCATCGAGCGGCTAGGCGGCAGCAAGATAGGACAAGCATGA
- a CDS encoding MBL fold metallo-hydrolase: MNKAATEFIVLGCRAGSPGEGAAASGYLIRSNGKTILLDCGPGIVLELTQRGLADPLDAVIITHAHADHCADLVALAYHRLFPVARAPLPLWSTPSVGHMLKALDEVFGIPTLPALANPLSRAFDFRPITPGGTFCAADLTVEAMATAHPTPTFAVRFPELGLVYTADGALTDALVTFAQSAALLVAECTYLTADSYDLNGHGHMSAAQVGQLASRAGARRLLLTHFATCAEAQRSAQIVAEHFAGEVETAQPGMCMNL; this comes from the coding sequence TTGAACAAAGCTGCCACGGAGTTCATCGTGCTGGGTTGCCGGGCCGGATCGCCGGGCGAAGGCGCAGCCGCATCCGGCTATCTCATTCGGAGCAACGGGAAGACCATCTTATTGGACTGTGGGCCTGGAATTGTGTTGGAGCTGACGCAGCGCGGCCTGGCCGATCCTTTGGACGCCGTCATCATCACCCACGCACATGCCGATCACTGCGCCGATCTGGTGGCGCTGGCCTACCACCGCCTGTTCCCGGTTGCGCGGGCGCCCTTGCCACTTTGGAGTACGCCATCGGTTGGGCACATGCTGAAGGCACTCGACGAAGTATTCGGCATCCCCACCCTGCCGGCGCTGGCCAATCCGCTGAGTCGTGCCTTCGACTTTCGGCCGATCACGCCGGGGGGGACTTTTTGCGCGGCTGATCTGACGGTCGAAGCGATGGCAACCGCGCATCCTACGCCTACCTTCGCAGTGCGATTCCCTGAGCTTGGGCTGGTCTACACCGCCGATGGCGCGCTCACCGATGCCCTGGTGACCTTTGCACAGTCGGCAGCGCTGCTGGTAGCCGAGTGCACTTATCTCACCGCCGACAGTTACGATTTGAATGGACACGGGCACATGTCGGCTGCACAGGTCGGGCAACTCGCCTCGCGCGCCGGTGCACGTCGGCTGCTGTTGACGCACTTTGCCACCTGTGCTGAGGCGCAGCGCAGCGCGCAGATTGTCGCGGAGCACTTCGCGGGTGAAGTTGAGACGGCACAGCCGGGTATGTGCATGAATCTGTGA
- a CDS encoding GntR family transcriptional regulator, with product MSDAVASKPRPGRRWASSAKLLTTGKVKTLRLKSAKKPQQRVYSQLREMILTSKLQPGEWLRQEQLAALFGVSRTPVREALRMLSQEQLVEFVPNYGVRVVPLSWEEFEELYALRIGLEGLAARLTAERATEEDIAALRKSLKEIAALAEQGNLREYLHEEWKFRLKCYAILKRPRLMQKIKHLREHAERYLRLAYTVEGKIHESLDFHRRLLEAIADHDGAAAERINQDALRWTLQNAGPVVRKLEGGPAT from the coding sequence ATGAGCGACGCCGTTGCATCGAAGCCGAGGCCAGGCCGGCGATGGGCCAGTTCAGCTAAGCTTTTGACGACGGGCAAGGTCAAAACGCTGCGCCTCAAGTCCGCCAAAAAACCGCAACAACGCGTCTACAGCCAACTGCGTGAGATGATTCTGACGAGCAAGTTGCAGCCAGGAGAGTGGCTGCGGCAAGAGCAACTCGCGGCGTTGTTCGGCGTGAGTCGCACGCCGGTGCGCGAAGCGCTGCGCATGCTCAGCCAGGAACAACTCGTCGAATTCGTGCCGAATTATGGCGTGCGCGTTGTGCCACTCAGTTGGGAAGAATTCGAGGAACTTTACGCGCTGCGCATTGGGCTGGAAGGGCTGGCGGCGCGCCTAACCGCTGAACGGGCGACGGAAGAAGACATCGCTGCCCTGCGCAAGTCGCTAAAGGAAATCGCCGCGCTGGCCGAGCAAGGCAACCTGCGCGAGTATCTGCACGAGGAGTGGAAGTTCCGCCTGAAGTGTTACGCTATCCTCAAGCGCCCGCGCCTAATGCAGAAGATCAAACATTTGCGCGAACATGCCGAGCGATATCTGCGCCTGGCGTACACCGTCGAGGGCAAGATACACGAGTCGTTAGACTTCCATCGCCGGCTACTGGAGGCGATCGCCGATCACGACGGTGCAGCCGCCGAGCGAATTAACCAAGATGCGTTACGCTGGACGTTGCAGAACGCTGGGCCGGTGGTGCGTAAGCTCGAGGGTGGGCCGGCCACGTAG